From a region of the Osmia lignaria lignaria isolate PbOS001 chromosome 10, iyOsmLign1, whole genome shotgun sequence genome:
- the LOC117609636 gene encoding uncharacterized protein LOC117609636 isoform X2 — MSVFQKTAEMFYRESLTVLEEITKGIERWQWVGYQCSTPIAAPFTNRSFRVSGVDASRCKLVCLFERTHTVQGHLGVKEEFLRYAVIRAESGVSCKDQQGRSYESGFLFVPGPEPCTLCVCENGNPKLCKALLCNSRAEEDCKSSRRGDICCEYICLSSISNDKNDGMGSNTTDATANYDIGLRSVASFVTAVLSLSLLFFLIHRLRQRKIRGRQSRQLAEDQRNLGSMGYIERDGLSHGVPMDDIPCGANYPLWKPPSNYFPRGEAPPPYEEAVAAARAEQALLAMNPQTLPQINFPNTYLTNANSRTSISLVGNAQTGLNPNTATVMCDTGVTDQGGLISAPNRPISNPNIYACYRQPNQNETLSPSVNVGTSTTSFTLGTGTYENLPITPIGILNFTTHRLDVTAQPMSNLQPTIPKSYQSHTTLPRQTGAFTISATLSNSNVNAHRTIPRTITTRSGTKLQEIINDCTQKEFLRSTTSTTTTTTTMTMTMAVTTTTATATTITNIVPSNLSHSVQQIAITKLENTRENASQGTFYEGVQIQRSPVSVTSSVGLQQIERQQLDRKIEKSQDFKPPLNVANEINEEGSFESVTCACSMQALPTLHDDTDDYRSECENCKSATGSRYYLDNEDELVTSPHETMTLHRRPDETTSSTTPQYYRTSLTLPISTRQRTRSTGVRENWFNTMPQSSTESSDEN; from the exons ATGTCGGTTTTCCAAAAAACAGCCGAAATGTTTTATCGGGAGAGTTTGACCGTTTTGGAAGAGATTACGAAAGGCATCGAAAGATGGCAATGGGTAGGATATCAGTGCTCGACACCGATAGCTGCTCCGTTCACTAATCGATCATTCCGGGTGTCGGGAGTTGATGCAAGTAGGTGCAAGTTGGTGTGCCTATTTGAGAGGACGCATACTGTACAAGGACACTTGGGAGTAAAAGAAGAGTTTCTAAGATATGCAG TTATTCGGGCAGAAAGCGGTGTTAGTTGCAAAGATCAACAAGGACGATCTTATGAGTCTGGTTTCCTTTTTGTTCCGGGCCCAGAACCTTGTACATTGTGTGTTTGCGAAAATGGCAATCCAAAATTGTGCAAAGCATTACTTTGCAACTCACGTGCAGag GAGGATTGTAAGTCTTCTAGACGCGGAGATATCTGTTGCGAATACATTTGCTTGTCGTCAATTTCAAATGATAAAAACGATGGAATGGGCAGCAATACCACAGACGCGACTGCAAATTATGATATAGGACTTAGATCGGTTGCTAGTTTTGTGACAGCCGTGTTATCTCTGAGTCTGTTGTTTTTCTTGATACACCGTTTACGTCAAAGAAAGATACGAG GAAGACAAAGCAGACAGTTGGCAGAGGACCAAAGAAATTTAGGTAGTATGGGATATATAGAACGAGATGGTTTGTCGCACGGTGTTCCCATGGACGACATTCCGTGCGGAGCTAATTATCCGTTATGGAAACCGCCTAGCAATTACTTTCCACGAGGAGAGGCACCGCCACCTTACGAAGAAGCGGTAGCAGCAGCACGCGCGGAACAAGCGCTTTTAGCGATGAATCCGCAAACGTTGCCgcaaataaattttccaaatacttATTTGACAAATGCTAATAGTCGTACGAGTATATCGTTAGTAGGAAACGCGCAAACTGGATTGAACCCTAACACGGCAACAGTAATGTGCGACACTGGTGTAACGGATCAAGGTGGCTTGATTTCGGCGCCGAATAGACCAATATCAAATCCAAACATATATGCTTGTTATCGTCAACCGAATCAAAACGAGACGCTGTCTCCTAGTGTTAACGTAGGAACTTCAACTACTAGTTTCACTCTGGGGACAGGTACCTACGAAAATTTACCTATCACGCCTATTGGGATTTTGAACTTTACTACCCATCGTCTAGACGTGACCGCACAGCCTATGTCTAACTTACAACCCACCATTCCAAAAAGTTATCAATCACATACGACTCTTCCACGTCAAACCGGAGCGTTTACAATATCTGCAACGTTGTCAAATTCCAATGTGAACGCTCATCGTACAATTCCTAGGACTATAACGACTCGGTCTGGTACAAAGCTGCAAGAGATTATAAACGATTGTACCCAGAAAGAATTTTTACGATCTACGACGTCCACGACCACGACCACAAccacgatgacgatgacgatggcGGTGACCACGACCACGGCGACGGCGACAACGATCACCAACATTGTCCCGTCAAACTTATCACATTCTGTGCAACAAATTGCCATAACTAAACTAGAAAATACAAGGGAAAACGCGagtcaaggtacattttatgaAGGTGTACAAATACAACGTTCCCCTGTTTCTGTTACTTCTTCTGTAGGATTACAACAAATTGAAAGGCAACAGTTGGATCGTAAAATAGAGAAATCTCAAGATTTTAAG CCCCCGTTAAATGTAGCCAATGAAATTAACGAAGAAGGAAGTTTCGAATCGGTAACGTGCGCTTGCAGCATGCAAGCTCTTCCTACGCTTCACGACGATACCGATGATTATAGGAGCGAGTGTGAAAATTGTAAAAGCGCGACAGGGTCTCGTTATTACTTAGATAACGAAGATGAATTAGTTACATCTCCACACGAAACCATGACGTTACATAGAAGACCCGATGAAACGACTTCGAGTACTACTCCTCAGTATTACAGAACTTCGCTTACACTGCCTATAAGTACCCGTCAACGAACAAG GAGTACCGGAGTTCGAGAGAATTGGTTCAACACTATGCCTCAAAGTTCTACAGAATCCTCGGACGAAAATTGA
- the LOC117609636 gene encoding uncharacterized protein LOC117609636 isoform X3, with translation MKYSDSNLLGYAVFAFILFFNVIRAESGVSCKDQQGRSYESGFLFVPGPEPCTLCVCENGNPKLCKALLCNSRAEEDCKSSRRGDICCEYICLSSISNDKNDGMGSNTTDATANYDIGLRSVASFVTAVLSLSLLFFLIHRLRQRKIRVCIAGRQSRQLAEDQRNLGSMGYIERDGLSHGVPMDDIPCGANYPLWKPPSNYFPRGEAPPPYEEAVAAARAEQALLAMNPQTLPQINFPNTYLTNANSRTSISLVGNAQTGLNPNTATVMCDTGVTDQGGLISAPNRPISNPNIYACYRQPNQNETLSPSVNVGTSTTSFTLGTGTYENLPITPIGILNFTTHRLDVTAQPMSNLQPTIPKSYQSHTTLPRQTGAFTISATLSNSNVNAHRTIPRTITTRSGTKLQEIINDCTQKEFLRSTTSTTTTTTTMTMTMAVTTTTATATTITNIVPSNLSHSVQQIAITKLENTRENASQGTFYEGVQIQRSPVSVTSSVGLQQIERQQLDRKIEKSQDFKPPLNVANEINEEGSFESVTCACSMQALPTLHDDTDDYRSECENCKSATGSRYYLDNEDELVTSPHETMTLHRRPDETTSSTTPQYYRTSLTLPISTRQRTRSTGVRENWFNTMPQSSTESSDEN, from the exons ATGAAATACAGCGACAGTAACCTTCTCGGTTATGCAGTTTTCGcgtttattctattttttaacg TTATTCGGGCAGAAAGCGGTGTTAGTTGCAAAGATCAACAAGGACGATCTTATGAGTCTGGTTTCCTTTTTGTTCCGGGCCCAGAACCTTGTACATTGTGTGTTTGCGAAAATGGCAATCCAAAATTGTGCAAAGCATTACTTTGCAACTCACGTGCAGag GAGGATTGTAAGTCTTCTAGACGCGGAGATATCTGTTGCGAATACATTTGCTTGTCGTCAATTTCAAATGATAAAAACGATGGAATGGGCAGCAATACCACAGACGCGACTGCAAATTATGATATAGGACTTAGATCGGTTGCTAGTTTTGTGACAGCCGTGTTATCTCTGAGTCTGTTGTTTTTCTTGATACACCGTTTACGTCAAAGAAAGATACGAG TTTGCATCGCAGGAAGACAAAGCAGACAGTTGGCAGAGGACCAAAGAAATTTAGGTAGTATGGGATATATAGAACGAGATGGTTTGTCGCACGGTGTTCCCATGGACGACATTCCGTGCGGAGCTAATTATCCGTTATGGAAACCGCCTAGCAATTACTTTCCACGAGGAGAGGCACCGCCACCTTACGAAGAAGCGGTAGCAGCAGCACGCGCGGAACAAGCGCTTTTAGCGATGAATCCGCAAACGTTGCCgcaaataaattttccaaatacttATTTGACAAATGCTAATAGTCGTACGAGTATATCGTTAGTAGGAAACGCGCAAACTGGATTGAACCCTAACACGGCAACAGTAATGTGCGACACTGGTGTAACGGATCAAGGTGGCTTGATTTCGGCGCCGAATAGACCAATATCAAATCCAAACATATATGCTTGTTATCGTCAACCGAATCAAAACGAGACGCTGTCTCCTAGTGTTAACGTAGGAACTTCAACTACTAGTTTCACTCTGGGGACAGGTACCTACGAAAATTTACCTATCACGCCTATTGGGATTTTGAACTTTACTACCCATCGTCTAGACGTGACCGCACAGCCTATGTCTAACTTACAACCCACCATTCCAAAAAGTTATCAATCACATACGACTCTTCCACGTCAAACCGGAGCGTTTACAATATCTGCAACGTTGTCAAATTCCAATGTGAACGCTCATCGTACAATTCCTAGGACTATAACGACTCGGTCTGGTACAAAGCTGCAAGAGATTATAAACGATTGTACCCAGAAAGAATTTTTACGATCTACGACGTCCACGACCACGACCACAAccacgatgacgatgacgatggcGGTGACCACGACCACGGCGACGGCGACAACGATCACCAACATTGTCCCGTCAAACTTATCACATTCTGTGCAACAAATTGCCATAACTAAACTAGAAAATACAAGGGAAAACGCGagtcaaggtacattttatgaAGGTGTACAAATACAACGTTCCCCTGTTTCTGTTACTTCTTCTGTAGGATTACAACAAATTGAAAGGCAACAGTTGGATCGTAAAATAGAGAAATCTCAAGATTTTAAG CCCCCGTTAAATGTAGCCAATGAAATTAACGAAGAAGGAAGTTTCGAATCGGTAACGTGCGCTTGCAGCATGCAAGCTCTTCCTACGCTTCACGACGATACCGATGATTATAGGAGCGAGTGTGAAAATTGTAAAAGCGCGACAGGGTCTCGTTATTACTTAGATAACGAAGATGAATTAGTTACATCTCCACACGAAACCATGACGTTACATAGAAGACCCGATGAAACGACTTCGAGTACTACTCCTCAGTATTACAGAACTTCGCTTACACTGCCTATAAGTACCCGTCAACGAACAAG GAGTACCGGAGTTCGAGAGAATTGGTTCAACACTATGCCTCAAAGTTCTACAGAATCCTCGGACGAAAATTGA
- the LOC117609636 gene encoding uncharacterized protein LOC117609636 isoform X1, which yields MSVFQKTAEMFYRESLTVLEEITKGIERWQWVGYQCSTPIAAPFTNRSFRVSGVDASRCKLVCLFERTHTVQGHLGVKEEFLRYAVIRAESGVSCKDQQGRSYESGFLFVPGPEPCTLCVCENGNPKLCKALLCNSRAEEDCKSSRRGDICCEYICLSSISNDKNDGMGSNTTDATANYDIGLRSVASFVTAVLSLSLLFFLIHRLRQRKIRVCIAGRQSRQLAEDQRNLGSMGYIERDGLSHGVPMDDIPCGANYPLWKPPSNYFPRGEAPPPYEEAVAAARAEQALLAMNPQTLPQINFPNTYLTNANSRTSISLVGNAQTGLNPNTATVMCDTGVTDQGGLISAPNRPISNPNIYACYRQPNQNETLSPSVNVGTSTTSFTLGTGTYENLPITPIGILNFTTHRLDVTAQPMSNLQPTIPKSYQSHTTLPRQTGAFTISATLSNSNVNAHRTIPRTITTRSGTKLQEIINDCTQKEFLRSTTSTTTTTTTMTMTMAVTTTTATATTITNIVPSNLSHSVQQIAITKLENTRENASQGTFYEGVQIQRSPVSVTSSVGLQQIERQQLDRKIEKSQDFKPPLNVANEINEEGSFESVTCACSMQALPTLHDDTDDYRSECENCKSATGSRYYLDNEDELVTSPHETMTLHRRPDETTSSTTPQYYRTSLTLPISTRQRTRSTGVRENWFNTMPQSSTESSDEN from the exons ATGTCGGTTTTCCAAAAAACAGCCGAAATGTTTTATCGGGAGAGTTTGACCGTTTTGGAAGAGATTACGAAAGGCATCGAAAGATGGCAATGGGTAGGATATCAGTGCTCGACACCGATAGCTGCTCCGTTCACTAATCGATCATTCCGGGTGTCGGGAGTTGATGCAAGTAGGTGCAAGTTGGTGTGCCTATTTGAGAGGACGCATACTGTACAAGGACACTTGGGAGTAAAAGAAGAGTTTCTAAGATATGCAG TTATTCGGGCAGAAAGCGGTGTTAGTTGCAAAGATCAACAAGGACGATCTTATGAGTCTGGTTTCCTTTTTGTTCCGGGCCCAGAACCTTGTACATTGTGTGTTTGCGAAAATGGCAATCCAAAATTGTGCAAAGCATTACTTTGCAACTCACGTGCAGag GAGGATTGTAAGTCTTCTAGACGCGGAGATATCTGTTGCGAATACATTTGCTTGTCGTCAATTTCAAATGATAAAAACGATGGAATGGGCAGCAATACCACAGACGCGACTGCAAATTATGATATAGGACTTAGATCGGTTGCTAGTTTTGTGACAGCCGTGTTATCTCTGAGTCTGTTGTTTTTCTTGATACACCGTTTACGTCAAAGAAAGATACGAG TTTGCATCGCAGGAAGACAAAGCAGACAGTTGGCAGAGGACCAAAGAAATTTAGGTAGTATGGGATATATAGAACGAGATGGTTTGTCGCACGGTGTTCCCATGGACGACATTCCGTGCGGAGCTAATTATCCGTTATGGAAACCGCCTAGCAATTACTTTCCACGAGGAGAGGCACCGCCACCTTACGAAGAAGCGGTAGCAGCAGCACGCGCGGAACAAGCGCTTTTAGCGATGAATCCGCAAACGTTGCCgcaaataaattttccaaatacttATTTGACAAATGCTAATAGTCGTACGAGTATATCGTTAGTAGGAAACGCGCAAACTGGATTGAACCCTAACACGGCAACAGTAATGTGCGACACTGGTGTAACGGATCAAGGTGGCTTGATTTCGGCGCCGAATAGACCAATATCAAATCCAAACATATATGCTTGTTATCGTCAACCGAATCAAAACGAGACGCTGTCTCCTAGTGTTAACGTAGGAACTTCAACTACTAGTTTCACTCTGGGGACAGGTACCTACGAAAATTTACCTATCACGCCTATTGGGATTTTGAACTTTACTACCCATCGTCTAGACGTGACCGCACAGCCTATGTCTAACTTACAACCCACCATTCCAAAAAGTTATCAATCACATACGACTCTTCCACGTCAAACCGGAGCGTTTACAATATCTGCAACGTTGTCAAATTCCAATGTGAACGCTCATCGTACAATTCCTAGGACTATAACGACTCGGTCTGGTACAAAGCTGCAAGAGATTATAAACGATTGTACCCAGAAAGAATTTTTACGATCTACGACGTCCACGACCACGACCACAAccacgatgacgatgacgatggcGGTGACCACGACCACGGCGACGGCGACAACGATCACCAACATTGTCCCGTCAAACTTATCACATTCTGTGCAACAAATTGCCATAACTAAACTAGAAAATACAAGGGAAAACGCGagtcaaggtacattttatgaAGGTGTACAAATACAACGTTCCCCTGTTTCTGTTACTTCTTCTGTAGGATTACAACAAATTGAAAGGCAACAGTTGGATCGTAAAATAGAGAAATCTCAAGATTTTAAG CCCCCGTTAAATGTAGCCAATGAAATTAACGAAGAAGGAAGTTTCGAATCGGTAACGTGCGCTTGCAGCATGCAAGCTCTTCCTACGCTTCACGACGATACCGATGATTATAGGAGCGAGTGTGAAAATTGTAAAAGCGCGACAGGGTCTCGTTATTACTTAGATAACGAAGATGAATTAGTTACATCTCCACACGAAACCATGACGTTACATAGAAGACCCGATGAAACGACTTCGAGTACTACTCCTCAGTATTACAGAACTTCGCTTACACTGCCTATAAGTACCCGTCAACGAACAAG GAGTACCGGAGTTCGAGAGAATTGGTTCAACACTATGCCTCAAAGTTCTACAGAATCCTCGGACGAAAATTGA